Proteins co-encoded in one Pogona vitticeps strain Pit_001003342236 chromosome 9, PviZW2.1, whole genome shotgun sequence genomic window:
- the LCK gene encoding tyrosine-protein kinase Lck → MGNCCSLDYDDDWLEDIDICEVCHYPIDPSTKPQRLALNGSEAYNPLLSSEMDPPPSSPLQDKLVVALYDYEANHEADLVLRRGEQLRILEESGDWWKAQSLTTGKVGYIPSSFVAKMNSLEQEPWFFKALSRKDAERQLLTPGNTHGAFLIRESESTKGSFSLSVRDFDQNQGEVVKHYKIRNMDNGGFYISPRITFDSLHSLVEHYMSRSDGLCTQLGKPCQTQKPQKPWWQDEWEVPRETLKLVEKLGAGQFGEVWMGYYKGHTKVAVKSLKQGSMSPEAFLAEANLMKKLRHPRLVALYAVVTQKPMYIITEYMEKGNLVDFLKAAEGTRLTIYKLLDMAAQVAEGMAFLEKKNYIHRDLRAANILVSETLCCKIADFGLARLIEDDEYTAQEGAKFPIKWTAPEAINYGTFTIKSDVWSFGILLTEIITYGRIPYPGMSNPEVIQNLERGYRMPPPENCPEELYKLMLQCWKDSPEQRPTFEFLKGVLEDFFTATEGQYEQQV, encoded by the exons ATGGGTAACTGTTGCAGTTTAGATTATGATGATGACTGGCTTGAGGATATTGACATTTGTGAAGTATGTCATTACCCCATTGACCCATCAACCAAGCCCCAG AGACTGGCTTTAAATGGCTCCGAGGCGTACAACCCTCTGTTATCTTCTGAAATGGATCCTCCTCCCAGTTCACCTCTTCAAG ATAAACTGGTTGTTGCCCTCTACGACTATGAAGCAAACCATGAGGCTGATCTGGTGCTCCGGCGGGGAGAACAGCTGCGGATCTTGGAAGA ATCCGGGGACTGGTGGAAAGCGCAGTCTCTCACCACAGGAAAAGTGGGCTATATCCCGTCCAGCTTTGTCGCAAAGATGAACAGTCTGGAACAAGAGCC CTGGTTTTTCAAAGCCCTCAGCAGAAAGGATGCTGAACGGCAGCTCCTGACCCCAGGCAACACGCATGGCGCTTTCCTCATCCGAGAAAGTGAATCCACCAAAG GTTCCTTCTCCCTCTCCGTGCGTGACTTTGACCAGAACCAAGGAGAAGTCGTGAAGCACTATAAGATCCGCAACATGGACAACGGCGGGTTTTACATCTCCCCTCGCATCACCTTTGACAGCCTGCACAGCCTGGTGGAGCATTACATGA GCAGGAGCGATGGGCTTTGCACCCAGCTCGGCAAACCCTGCCAGACGCAGAAGCCACAGAAGCCGTGGTGGCAGGATGAATGGGAGGTGCCTCGGGAGACCCTCAAACTGGTGGAGAAACTGGGCGCCGGGCAGTTTGGAGAAGTCTGGATGG GTTACTACAAGGGCCACACCAAAGTAGCCGTCAAGAGCCTGAAGCAAGGAAGCATGTCGCCCGAGGCCTTCCTCGCCGAAGCCAACCTGATGAAGAAGCTGCGGCATCCTCGGCTGGTGGCCCTCTACGCCGTGGTGACTCAGAAGCCCATGTACATCATCACCGAATACATGGAGAAAG GAAACCTGGTGGATTTTCTCAAAGCTGCAGAAGGCACCCGGCTGACCATTTATAAACTGCTGGACATGGCTGCCCAG GTAGCGGAAGGAATGGCCTTCCTGGAGAAGAAGAATTATATCCATCGTGACTTGAGAGCAGCCAACATCTTGGTCTCGGAAACGCTGTGCTGCAAGATTGCCGATTTTGGCCTCGCCCGGCTGATAGAGGATGATGAGTACACAGCTCAAGAGG GAGCAAAGTTTCCCATTAAATGGACAGCCCCAGAGGCTATTAATTATGGGACATTTACCATCAAATCAGATGTTTGGTCGTTTGGAATCCTGTTGACCGAGATCATCACCTACGGTCGGATCCCTTACCCAG GAATGAGCAACCCGGAAGTCATACAGAATTTGGAGCGCGGCTACCGCATGCCGCCACCGGAAAACTGTCCAGAGGAGCTGTATAAACTGAtgctgcagtgctggaaggacAGTCCAGAGCAACGGCCAACGTTTGAGTTCCTGAAAGGGGTCCTGGAAGACTTTTTCACGGCCACCGAAGGGCAATACGAGCAGCAGGTGTGA